One genomic segment of Amycolatopsis sp. WQ 127309 includes these proteins:
- a CDS encoding MFS transporter, whose translation MPAERTAPTRSLVLVMAIATGVTVASLYYVQPLLPIVEAEFHVGSTAAGLTVSLSQLGFAVGLAAVVPLADVLARRKLAVGLLALLAAAMVVAASSPSVAVLVGASVLIGLGVTAAQVIVPFAASMADDASRGRVVGTVMTGMLVGTLLARTVAGLLADAAGWRIVYWGGAVLVTLVACVLARRLPADGPRERLSYPALLVSIYRVFRAEPVLRNRMAMGAVGFATFSLFWATMAFMLADAPHHFDASTIGLFGLAGAAGALAANFAGRFSDRDLGRRPGIAFAGCVLLSFGLLVLGRQSVVLLVLGIVVLDVGVQGLQVTNQATIYRLAAGRNGRITANYMIAYFVGGAAGSGLGNAAYVVAGWTGVCAVGAFLGAVLLGLAARARLPRPAPADRVPAR comes from the coding sequence ATGCCCGCCGAACGGACCGCGCCGACGAGGTCGCTCGTCCTGGTGATGGCGATCGCGACCGGGGTGACGGTCGCGAGCCTCTACTACGTGCAGCCGCTGCTGCCGATCGTGGAGGCGGAGTTCCACGTCGGCTCGACGGCGGCCGGGCTGACCGTCTCCCTGTCCCAGCTGGGTTTCGCGGTCGGCCTGGCGGCGGTCGTCCCGCTCGCGGACGTGCTGGCCCGCCGCAAGCTGGCGGTGGGCCTGCTGGCCCTGCTCGCCGCGGCGATGGTCGTGGCGGCGAGCAGCCCGTCGGTCGCGGTGCTCGTCGGGGCGTCCGTGCTGATCGGGCTGGGCGTCACGGCGGCTCAGGTGATCGTGCCGTTCGCGGCGTCCATGGCCGACGACGCCTCACGCGGCCGCGTGGTCGGCACGGTGATGACGGGCATGCTCGTCGGCACCCTGCTGGCTCGCACGGTGGCCGGCCTGCTGGCCGACGCGGCCGGCTGGCGCATCGTCTACTGGGGCGGCGCCGTGCTGGTTACGCTCGTCGCGTGCGTCCTCGCCCGCCGCCTGCCGGCCGACGGCCCGCGCGAGCGCCTGAGCTACCCGGCGCTGCTGGTGTCGATCTACCGCGTGTTCCGCGCGGAACCGGTGCTGCGCAACCGGATGGCGATGGGCGCGGTCGGTTTCGCGACGTTCAGCCTGTTCTGGGCGACGATGGCGTTCATGCTCGCGGACGCGCCCCACCACTTCGACGCGAGCACGATCGGGCTCTTCGGCCTGGCCGGAGCGGCGGGTGCGCTCGCCGCGAACTTCGCGGGCCGCTTTTCCGACCGCGACCTGGGGCGCCGCCCGGGGATCGCGTTCGCGGGGTGCGTGCTGCTGTCGTTCGGCCTGCTGGTGCTGGGCCGCCAGTCGGTGGTCCTGCTGGTGCTCGGGATCGTGGTGCTGGACGTCGGGGTGCAGGGCCTCCAGGTGACCAACCAGGCGACGATCTACCGCCTGGCCGCGGGCCGCAACGGCCGCATCACGGCGAACTACATGATCGCCTACTTCGTCGGCGGCGCGGCGGGCTCCGGCCTCGGCAACGCGGCGTACGTCGTGGCGGGCTGGACGGGCGTGTGCGCGGTGGGAGCGTTCCTGGGGGCGGTGCTGCTGGGCCTGGCCGCCCGCGCCCGCCTGCCGCGACCGGCGCCGGCGGACCGGGTACCCGCGCGCTGA
- a CDS encoding class I SAM-dependent methyltransferase, with translation METQYDAIGQSYERLKKQMPLARFPEGATFHRLATRPAGAAAAEVLDLACGSGWYSRALAHGGARAVHGVDISQEMVASARRTEDAEPRGIQFSVGDARSAGVLGEFDVVTAVWLLCYAETQADLTAMAATAYANLRDGGEYVGIEMNPAFDWSREPATKYGLTHRVLEEFDDGKRLEVTAHVEPEISFKAVFWSASPIVRAFLDAGFRSVEFTAPDLPEAAVAEFGAGFWAEFLANPTILGLRARK, from the coding sequence ATGGAAACCCAGTACGACGCGATCGGCCAGTCCTACGAACGGCTGAAGAAGCAGATGCCGCTGGCCCGTTTCCCCGAGGGCGCGACCTTCCACCGGCTGGCCACCCGGCCCGCCGGCGCGGCGGCGGCCGAGGTCCTCGACCTCGCCTGCGGCTCCGGCTGGTACAGCCGCGCGCTGGCCCACGGCGGCGCGCGGGCCGTGCACGGCGTCGACATCTCCCAGGAGATGGTCGCCTCGGCCCGGCGCACCGAGGACGCCGAACCGCGCGGGATCCAGTTCAGCGTCGGCGACGCGCGCTCGGCCGGCGTGCTCGGCGAGTTCGACGTCGTCACCGCCGTGTGGCTGCTGTGCTACGCCGAGACGCAGGCCGACCTGACGGCCATGGCCGCCACCGCGTACGCGAACCTCCGCGACGGGGGCGAGTACGTCGGGATCGAGATGAACCCGGCCTTCGACTGGAGCCGCGAGCCGGCGACGAAGTACGGCCTCACCCACCGGGTGCTGGAGGAGTTCGACGACGGCAAGCGGCTGGAGGTCACCGCGCACGTCGAGCCGGAGATCTCGTTCAAGGCCGTCTTCTGGTCGGCGAGCCCGATCGTGCGCGCGTTCCTCGACGCCGGTTTCCGGTCCGTGGAGTTCACCGCGCCCGACCTCCCGGAAGCGGCGGTCGCCGAGTTCGGCGCCGGCTTCTGGGCGGAGTTCCTGGCCAACCCGACGATTCTGGGTCTGCGCGCCCGGAAGTGA
- a CDS encoding TauD/TfdA family dioxygenase, whose translation MSEFAEFTLADHIDGHGLVVESGTRDPLTAVDGVDLLTALSEHGYAVLRGFDTAPESFSELVERVSSRITLDPARRFAGGSVAQKIEAGLVPQGLHVENGATPWVPDLVWFYCERPAKIGSQTTICDGARTWDRLSPRTQERFLEQRISFARPMPADKWKNLVFRLLDGAKTADRITFDDLLAVTDDDVDVKYLLRADGSVHYTYFTHAAHTTMFGQGPVFANSILTPSVNYEPPVIEFEDGTPLDAMLMREIIEATALETDEIDWYAGDVAIVDNSRVMHGRRKIRDENRSLFNAQSYVKPELLAEARSRLS comes from the coding sequence ATGTCCGAGTTCGCCGAGTTCACCTTGGCCGACCACATCGACGGCCACGGCCTCGTGGTCGAGAGCGGCACCCGCGACCCGTTGACCGCGGTCGACGGCGTCGACCTGCTGACCGCGCTGTCCGAGCACGGCTACGCGGTCCTGCGCGGCTTCGACACCGCGCCGGAGTCGTTCTCCGAGCTCGTCGAACGGGTCTCCTCGCGGATCACCCTGGACCCGGCGCGCCGGTTCGCCGGCGGCAGCGTGGCCCAGAAGATCGAGGCCGGGCTGGTGCCGCAGGGCCTGCACGTCGAAAACGGGGCCACGCCGTGGGTGCCCGACCTGGTCTGGTTCTACTGCGAGCGGCCGGCGAAGATCGGTTCGCAGACCACGATCTGCGACGGCGCCCGCACCTGGGACCGGCTGTCGCCGCGGACCCAGGAGCGGTTCCTGGAGCAGCGGATCTCGTTCGCCCGGCCGATGCCGGCGGACAAGTGGAAGAACCTGGTGTTCCGCCTGCTCGACGGCGCGAAGACCGCCGACCGGATCACGTTCGACGACCTGCTCGCGGTCACCGACGACGATGTCGACGTCAAGTACCTGCTCCGGGCGGACGGCTCGGTGCACTACACGTACTTCACCCACGCCGCCCACACCACGATGTTCGGTCAGGGCCCCGTCTTCGCCAACAGCATCCTCACCCCGTCGGTCAACTACGAGCCGCCGGTGATCGAATTCGAGGACGGCACCCCGCTCGACGCCATGCTCATGCGCGAGATCATCGAAGCGACCGCGCTGGAGACCGACGAGATCGACTGGTACGCCGGCGACGTCGCGATCGTCGACAACAGCCGGGTGATGCACGGCCGGCGCAAGATCCGCGACGAGAACCGTTCGCTGTTCAACGCGCAGAGCTACGTCAAGCCCGAACTCCTCGCCGAGGCCCGGTCCCGGCTCTCCTGA
- a CDS encoding AMP-binding protein — MRWLRQVDLDAADAVAVEELAADGTVTTYTYGAVFGAAVRLAEALDLRARGRGDDDSTVGILTGNGVAAVIADIACQLTTVSSVPIPLAFAREQARHLLRTAITVLVDEQGTRQLEAWGGAADLLPHKCEIVPVAAEADATALADACERIALAETFSEETICKIVHTSGTTSTPKGVMLRRGAVDDLLDSVRSRVGVEAWQRYVSVVPMSLLVEQVFAVYLTFLAGGTVVFLPEEVKPLGTAGSDVERVRELLPRVRPTVSLVPPSLVESLAQKVDRAGEAGTRALSLSLYGREDPMLLFSGGAPVSDTVLRAMWDRGLPVYVAYGLSENGSVATLNAPGQVKLGTVGRPLNHCQARVGESGELLIKSTSQLSGYLGSSDPSALPLDDDGWLHTGDIALLDNDGYVTITGRLKNVIITSNGRNVSPEWVEAQYKSRPAIESAVVFGDNLERLVAVFVLAPGAAPGEALSQVRQVNAEILSEIEQVAKAAFVTGDELFHAEFFTVTGRPRRTDIWTAVQGHRFNMVEV; from the coding sequence ATGCGCTGGTTGAGGCAGGTCGACCTGGACGCCGCGGACGCGGTGGCGGTCGAGGAGCTCGCCGCCGACGGCACGGTCACGACCTACACCTACGGTGCGGTGTTCGGGGCGGCCGTCCGGCTGGCGGAGGCGCTCGACCTCCGCGCCCGCGGCCGGGGTGACGACGACAGCACCGTCGGCATCCTCACCGGCAACGGTGTCGCGGCCGTGATCGCCGACATCGCCTGCCAGCTCACGACGGTCAGTTCGGTCCCGATCCCGCTCGCGTTCGCCCGCGAGCAGGCGCGCCACCTGCTGCGCACGGCGATCACCGTGCTGGTCGACGAGCAGGGGACGCGGCAGCTGGAAGCGTGGGGCGGGGCCGCGGATCTGCTGCCGCACAAGTGCGAGATCGTCCCGGTGGCCGCCGAGGCCGACGCCACGGCACTGGCGGACGCCTGCGAGCGCATCGCCCTGGCGGAAACGTTCTCCGAGGAGACGATCTGCAAGATCGTGCACACGTCGGGGACGACGTCGACGCCCAAGGGCGTCATGCTCCGCCGCGGCGCGGTCGACGACCTGCTCGATTCGGTCCGCTCCCGCGTCGGCGTCGAGGCCTGGCAGCGGTACGTCTCGGTGGTGCCGATGAGCTTGCTCGTCGAGCAGGTCTTCGCCGTGTACCTGACCTTCCTGGCCGGCGGCACGGTGGTGTTCCTGCCCGAGGAGGTCAAGCCGCTCGGCACGGCGGGGTCCGATGTGGAGCGGGTCCGCGAGCTGCTCCCGCGCGTCCGCCCGACCGTCTCGCTGGTACCGCCGTCCCTGGTGGAGTCCCTGGCCCAGAAGGTGGACCGCGCCGGGGAAGCCGGCACGCGCGCGCTTTCCCTTTCGCTGTACGGCCGGGAAGACCCGATGCTGCTCTTCAGCGGCGGCGCGCCGGTCTCCGACACGGTCCTGCGGGCGATGTGGGATCGCGGGCTGCCCGTGTACGTCGCCTACGGCCTCAGCGAAAACGGTTCCGTCGCCACGCTGAACGCGCCCGGCCAGGTGAAGCTGGGCACGGTCGGCCGGCCGCTGAACCACTGCCAGGCCCGGGTCGGCGAGTCGGGCGAGCTGCTCATCAAGAGCACGTCCCAGCTGTCGGGCTACCTCGGTTCGAGCGACCCGAGCGCCCTGCCGCTGGACGACGACGGGTGGCTGCACACCGGCGACATCGCGCTGCTCGACAACGACGGGTACGTGACGATCACCGGCCGCCTGAAGAACGTCATCATCACCTCGAACGGCCGCAACGTCAGCCCGGAATGGGTGGAGGCGCAGTACAAGAGCCGGCCGGCCATCGAGTCCGCGGTCGTGTTCGGGGACAACCTCGAACGCCTGGTCGCGGTGTTCGTGCTCGCGCCCGGCGCGGCGCCCGGGGAAGCGCTTTCGCAGGTCCGGCAGGTGAACGCGGAGATCCTCTCCGAGATCGAGCAGGTCGCCAAAGCCGCCTTCGTCACCGGCGACGAGCTGTTCCACGCCGAGTTCTTCACCGTCACGGGACGTCCCCGTCGAACGGACATCTGGACCGCGGTGCAGGGGCACCGCTTCAACATGGTGGAGGTGTGA
- a CDS encoding thermostable hemolysin, producing MAVSPSIARAPVVDPVRRPVGPVVVRDLRDGVVPDACVVWPDDPYYDVCVDTAKAKYLAVYGAVIDPHPDFFVAARDVVRPSAEPLGVAGITSAGGRTLLSEQYLDCPAQDACARLSAEVPPRERVCELGPLVSNARGCGLFLMRTVPEIVRSLGFDYLVATLTEQLHGVAHRAGWRFTTLANACPSDLRDTDRERWGTYYSTRPRTGILLCASHGTAKGAA from the coding sequence ATGGCGGTTTCCCCCAGTATTGCGCGCGCTCCCGTGGTGGATCCGGTGCGCCGGCCGGTCGGTCCCGTCGTCGTGCGCGACCTGCGCGACGGCGTGGTGCCCGACGCCTGCGTCGTGTGGCCGGACGATCCGTACTACGACGTCTGCGTCGACACGGCCAAGGCCAAGTACCTGGCCGTCTACGGCGCCGTCATCGACCCGCACCCCGACTTCTTCGTCGCGGCTCGTGACGTCGTCCGTCCCTCGGCCGAACCCCTCGGCGTCGCCGGGATCACCTCGGCCGGCGGCCGGACGCTGCTTTCCGAGCAGTACCTCGACTGTCCGGCGCAGGACGCCTGCGCGCGGCTCAGCGCCGAAGTCCCGCCACGCGAACGCGTGTGCGAGCTCGGCCCGCTCGTGTCGAACGCGCGCGGGTGCGGGCTGTTCCTGATGCGCACCGTGCCCGAGATCGTGCGCTCGCTCGGCTTCGACTACCTCGTCGCCACGCTGACCGAACAGCTGCACGGTGTCGCCCACCGCGCCGGCTGGCGGTTCACCACGCTCGCGAACGCCTGTCCCTCGGACCTGCGCGACACGGACCGAGAGCGCTGGGGCACCTACTACTCGACCCGGCCCCGCACCGGGATCCTGCTGTGCGCGTCGCACGGCACCGCGAAAGGAGCAGCTTGA
- a CDS encoding FAD-binding protein, with product MTAPHAGRGTPPDDDFGHLVSRRPALVEQPGGPDELAALIVGSAALGRTVVARGEGHSTFGQAQSSGGVLADLRSLAGVPEVGADRVTVLAGTRWSALLEATLAAGLTPPVLPNYLELSVGGTLVAGGFGGTAHRYGPLTDSVLELDVVTGDGQVHTCHRGDELFAATLGGLGLSGVITRVVLRLVPAPERVRRHLVAVPDAATLIAAQRDLIGSTQWPYVEGMVQARAEGSGFLLDVAAFYDAATPPDDAKALGELGFDPADATTTDLTYSEFLHRMAAGEATFRASGDWFHPHPGLNLLLPDEVAAEFVAEVAAELTPDHIGPSGVVLLYPVKTTDAPLPRMPRGATAFFFALLRTAPPDPVAAEALVTANEKLYHRARSLGAVQYPVGSVPMRPADWIVHFGQAWPLVESAKQHYDPGNVLGSGQGVFTGEEAE from the coding sequence ATGACCGCACCGCACGCTGGTCGTGGAACGCCGCCCGATGATGACTTCGGGCACCTGGTCAGCCGGCGTCCCGCTCTTGTGGAGCAGCCGGGTGGACCTGACGAGCTGGCCGCGCTCATCGTCGGCTCTGCCGCCCTCGGGCGGACCGTCGTCGCTCGGGGCGAGGGGCACTCGACGTTCGGGCAGGCGCAGTCCTCGGGAGGCGTGCTGGCGGACCTGCGGTCGCTGGCCGGGGTTCCCGAGGTCGGTGCGGATCGGGTTACCGTGTTGGCCGGTACTCGCTGGTCAGCCCTTCTCGAGGCGACGCTCGCGGCCGGTCTGACGCCGCCCGTGCTTCCCAACTACCTCGAACTTTCGGTCGGCGGCACGCTCGTGGCGGGCGGCTTCGGCGGGACGGCGCACCGCTACGGCCCGCTGACCGACTCGGTGCTGGAGCTCGACGTCGTCACCGGCGACGGTCAGGTGCACACCTGCCACCGCGGCGACGAGCTGTTCGCCGCGACCCTCGGTGGCCTGGGGTTGTCCGGCGTGATCACGCGCGTGGTGCTGCGGCTGGTGCCGGCGCCCGAGCGCGTCCGGCGGCACCTGGTGGCGGTGCCGGACGCCGCGACCCTCATCGCGGCGCAGCGGGACCTGATCGGGAGCACGCAGTGGCCCTACGTCGAAGGCATGGTGCAGGCCCGCGCCGAGGGCAGCGGGTTCCTGCTCGACGTCGCCGCCTTCTACGACGCGGCCACGCCGCCTGACGACGCGAAAGCGCTGGGTGAGCTGGGCTTCGACCCGGCGGACGCGACCACGACGGACCTGACCTACTCCGAGTTCCTGCACCGCATGGCGGCCGGCGAGGCGACGTTCCGGGCTTCGGGAGACTGGTTCCACCCGCACCCGGGGCTCAACCTGCTGCTGCCCGACGAGGTGGCGGCCGAGTTCGTCGCCGAGGTCGCCGCCGAGCTGACCCCGGACCACATCGGGCCGAGTGGCGTCGTCCTGCTCTACCCCGTCAAGACCACCGACGCGCCGCTGCCGCGGATGCCGCGGGGTGCGACGGCGTTCTTCTTCGCCTTGCTCCGGACCGCGCCGCCGGACCCGGTCGCCGCGGAAGCGCTCGTCACCGCCAACGAAAAGCTGTACCACCGCGCCCGGTCGCTCGGCGCCGTGCAGTACCCCGTCGGCTCCGTCCCGATGCGCCCGGCCGACTGGATCGTCCACTTCGGACAGGCCTGGCCTTTGGTGGAGTCGGCGAAGCAGCACTACGACCCGGGCAACGTCCTCGGCAGCGGCCAGGGCGTCTTCACCGGCGAAGAAGCGGAGTGA
- a CDS encoding RNA polymerase sigma factor has protein sequence MSSDAELIGRSLRGDTDAFVEVISRHETALGNYLARRVGRQAAEDVLGDVWVAAYESRANYDRSYPGARPWLYGVALNRLRRHWRSAPAEEPASDLTGVAGDWDPWPAVDARVDTQALLSRALARLKPEEREVLGLVAWEDLTVAEAGRVLDIPAGTARRLLHQARKALREAPEVIALLQVPTT, from the coding sequence ATGTCGTCAGACGCGGAACTGATCGGCAGGTCGCTGCGCGGGGACACCGATGCCTTCGTGGAAGTGATCAGCCGGCACGAGACCGCGCTCGGGAACTACCTGGCGCGCAGAGTGGGGCGGCAGGCCGCCGAGGACGTGCTCGGCGATGTGTGGGTGGCGGCTTACGAGTCCCGTGCGAACTACGACCGTTCGTATCCCGGAGCCAGGCCCTGGTTGTACGGCGTCGCGCTGAACAGGCTGCGCCGGCACTGGCGGTCCGCGCCGGCCGAGGAGCCGGCGTCGGACCTGACCGGCGTGGCGGGTGACTGGGATCCCTGGCCGGCGGTGGATGCCCGCGTGGACACGCAGGCCCTGCTGAGCAGGGCACTGGCTCGGCTCAAACCGGAAGAGCGGGAAGTGCTGGGCCTGGTCGCCTGGGAGGACCTGACCGTCGCCGAGGCCGGGCGGGTGCTCGACATCCCGGCCGGCACGGCCCGCCGCCTGTTGCACCAGGCGCGCAAGGCGTTGCGTGAAGCCCCCGAAGTGATCGCGCTGCTGCAAGTCCCGACGACGTGA
- a CDS encoding AfsR/SARP family transcriptional regulator, whose translation MRFLLLGTIEVRAGATQLALSSPRQRAVLAALLLTPNTVVAPHRLVEMVWGDAAPASAAANLRTHISQLRRQLAAVEDGGRIHARAGGYLIDVRHDELDIERFELLTEAGHRARLLGDDGRAAASFGEALQLWRGRPLANLQPTAAFDIEVQRLDASRLSVTEQRCRAKLHLGADTDVVADLQGLVTEHPLHEPLWSLLMTALAGAGRQADALVAFESIRRRLADELGTSPGRELREAHLAILRSEDTPSPSVRPAQLPRATGGFCGRAAELRALDELLNSGGASRLGVVVGSAGVGKSALTVQWAHRTAQRFPDGQLYADLQNTDDPMPVLAQFLRALGVPHQRIPREPAEAAALYRSLLAPKTLLCVLDNATGHSQIRLLLPGAPDCVTVVTSRNRLDGLVALEGARRIAVDVLTPEEATTLIETSVGADRAAAEPAAVAELAKTCAYLPLALRITSAQLGLHPARRIADHLADLRHRGVLDSLTIDGDNSAVRVAYDLSYDALAASTRRTLRLLGLIPGPDFTAAAAAALTSSTTAGAAFELGRLAVAHLVDEYTAGRYRMHDLLRCYAAERACAEDLADERDTAMTALYAYYLQRADSAADRVAPYVLRMPRPRADQHVFDTDAGARAWLRRETPNLVAAIRRAHATGQHVTTWELTDAIRGYCTIGFLPEALELAELSLDAADAAGHTDARAAAHNNLAAAQAVGYQFEPAVEHFEAALSLYRKLEHRRGITVVLQNLATMKVTTGDLTGAAAAFAAAAMLDPHPNPIYRQNLGIMYEYSGQPARAVATHKQYVADHPTPLTLLLLARAAHRDGRDGSALRAAEEALDAARQAGDACTEVHALALLARIYTDTDDVALAYDVADAALRLAREVLDPGAVIAGHAAAAGVCLRSGMLHRASVHYREALGRARRFRIRFDEYEALIGLCQTECAVGDLERAHNYRRAASRLAHENGFDGLGECIVPLVP comes from the coding sequence GTGAGGTTCTTGCTGCTGGGCACGATCGAGGTGCGCGCAGGAGCCACGCAGCTGGCCTTGTCGTCCCCACGCCAGCGGGCGGTATTGGCGGCGTTGCTCCTGACCCCCAACACAGTGGTCGCACCGCATCGCCTTGTGGAGATGGTGTGGGGTGACGCAGCTCCGGCCTCGGCCGCGGCGAACCTGCGGACGCACATATCGCAGCTGCGGCGCCAGCTGGCCGCGGTAGAGGACGGAGGTCGGATCCACGCTCGCGCAGGCGGCTATCTCATCGACGTCCGCCACGACGAGCTCGACATCGAACGCTTCGAGCTGCTGACCGAGGCAGGGCACCGCGCACGGCTGCTCGGCGACGACGGTCGCGCCGCTGCATCGTTTGGTGAGGCTCTGCAGTTGTGGCGAGGCCGGCCACTGGCCAATCTCCAGCCGACAGCGGCGTTCGACATCGAGGTGCAACGCCTCGACGCGAGCCGGCTCTCGGTCACCGAACAACGCTGCCGCGCGAAGCTGCACCTGGGAGCAGACACCGACGTCGTCGCTGATCTGCAAGGCCTGGTCACCGAGCATCCGCTTCACGAACCCCTGTGGAGCCTCCTGATGACCGCCCTGGCCGGGGCAGGGCGGCAGGCAGACGCCCTCGTTGCGTTCGAGTCGATCCGTCGACGTCTCGCCGACGAGCTGGGCACGTCGCCTGGGCGGGAGCTACGTGAGGCGCATCTGGCGATCTTGCGGAGCGAAGACACGCCCAGTCCGTCGGTCAGGCCGGCACAGCTACCTCGCGCTACCGGTGGATTCTGCGGTCGCGCCGCTGAGCTGCGTGCGCTCGACGAGCTCCTGAACTCCGGTGGCGCCTCCCGGCTGGGCGTGGTGGTCGGTTCCGCGGGAGTCGGCAAGTCCGCACTGACGGTGCAGTGGGCACACCGAACGGCTCAGCGATTTCCCGACGGCCAGCTCTACGCCGACCTGCAGAACACCGACGATCCGATGCCGGTACTCGCTCAATTCCTGCGTGCGCTGGGTGTGCCGCACCAGCGTATTCCTCGTGAGCCAGCAGAGGCCGCGGCCCTCTATCGGTCGCTCCTGGCACCGAAGACTCTTCTCTGCGTACTCGACAACGCCACCGGCCATTCCCAAATTCGCCTGCTCCTGCCCGGTGCACCCGATTGCGTGACTGTGGTGACCAGCCGAAACCGTCTCGACGGCTTGGTGGCGCTGGAGGGCGCCCGCCGAATCGCCGTCGATGTCCTCACACCGGAAGAGGCGACCACACTGATCGAGACCAGCGTCGGCGCCGACCGCGCCGCTGCCGAGCCCGCCGCGGTCGCCGAGCTCGCGAAGACGTGCGCTTATCTCCCCTTGGCGCTGCGCATCACCAGCGCTCAGCTCGGTCTTCACCCTGCCCGCCGCATTGCCGATCACCTCGCCGATCTGCGTCATCGCGGAGTTCTCGACAGCCTGACCATCGACGGCGACAACAGCGCCGTCCGCGTCGCTTACGACCTCTCCTACGATGCGCTCGCCGCCTCTACCCGCCGCACGCTCCGCCTGCTCGGCCTCATTCCGGGCCCTGATTTCACTGCGGCGGCCGCGGCCGCGCTGACCAGTAGCACCACTGCCGGCGCTGCTTTCGAACTCGGCCGCCTCGCAGTCGCCCATCTGGTCGACGAGTACACCGCCGGCAGGTACCGCATGCACGACCTCTTGCGTTGTTACGCCGCCGAACGCGCGTGCGCCGAGGACCTTGCAGACGAACGCGACACGGCGATGACTGCCCTGTACGCCTACTACCTTCAGCGCGCTGATTCCGCGGCCGACCGGGTCGCACCGTACGTCCTGCGGATGCCCCGGCCGCGCGCCGATCAGCACGTGTTCGACACTGACGCCGGGGCACGAGCCTGGCTCCGCCGCGAAACCCCCAATCTCGTGGCGGCAATCCGCCGTGCCCACGCCACCGGGCAACACGTCACGACATGGGAGCTCACCGACGCCATACGTGGCTACTGCACCATCGGATTCCTTCCGGAAGCACTGGAGCTGGCCGAGCTTTCACTCGACGCGGCCGATGCTGCCGGCCACACAGACGCGCGCGCGGCTGCCCACAACAACCTCGCGGCCGCGCAGGCCGTCGGCTATCAGTTCGAACCGGCTGTCGAGCACTTCGAGGCGGCATTGTCGCTCTACCGCAAACTCGAACACCGACGTGGAATCACAGTCGTGCTGCAGAACCTCGCCACCATGAAGGTGACAACTGGTGACCTAACTGGCGCAGCTGCCGCATTCGCAGCGGCAGCAATGCTCGATCCTCATCCAAACCCGATTTACCGGCAGAATCTCGGCATCATGTACGAGTACAGCGGGCAACCTGCCAGGGCAGTGGCAACGCACAAACAGTACGTCGCCGATCATCCGACTCCATTGACCCTGTTGCTTCTCGCCCGCGCGGCACACCGCGACGGACGAGACGGCTCGGCGCTTCGCGCCGCAGAAGAGGCGTTGGACGCTGCTCGGCAAGCCGGTGATGCCTGCACCGAAGTACACGCTCTCGCGCTGCTCGCCCGCATATACACCGACACCGATGACGTTGCGCTCGCGTACGACGTTGCCGATGCGGCGTTGAGGCTGGCCCGCGAGGTGCTCGACCCCGGCGCGGTGATCGCCGGCCACGCCGCCGCTGCCGGCGTCTGCCTGCGAAGCGGTATGCTTCATCGCGCCTCGGTGCATTACCGCGAAGCTCTTGGTCGAGCACGCCGTTTCCGTATCCGGTTCGACGAGTACGAAGCTCTGATTGGCCTCTGTCAAACGGAATGTGCGGTCGGAGATCTCGAACGCGCCCATAATTATCGTCGTGCGGCATCTAGACTTGCACACGAGAATGGCTTCGACGGCCTCGGTGAATGCATAGTGCCTTTGGTGCCGTAG